A region of Sulfurovum sp. DNA encodes the following proteins:
- a CDS encoding septal ring lytic transglycosylase RlpA family protein: MSSKRLFFLFSIEVLLILLLMTGCLNRYANYPDKGYTSPSMKRAAMRSYVVLGKSYRPTYVSVGQTMRGISSWYGPNFHGKYTSSGEHYNMYAKTAAHKTWPMDTMVKIINLQNGKSTIARINDRGPFVKGRIIDCSYATGKELGLDKTGIAKVKIEVVGFAGKVQTSQQITKAKAEKKIERIRLTNFGIQVGAFSRYEGAKITKKKYKRIGMNRYHVVIKRAQDNAGRTLYRVFMMGFKSKEAARDYRDNYLGLSGAPILRS, encoded by the coding sequence ATGTCAAGTAAACGCCTTTTCTTCCTCTTTTCCATAGAAGTCCTTTTAATTTTATTGCTAATGACAGGTTGTTTAAATCGATATGCAAACTATCCTGACAAGGGTTATACTAGTCCTTCTATGAAGAGGGCAGCTATGCGTAGTTATGTGGTGCTTGGAAAGTCCTATAGACCGACTTATGTCTCAGTAGGGCAAACCATGAGGGGTATTTCAAGTTGGTATGGACCAAACTTTCATGGTAAATATACCAGCAGTGGTGAGCATTATAATATGTATGCAAAGACGGCAGCGCACAAGACCTGGCCGATGGATACTATGGTAAAGATTATCAATCTTCAGAATGGAAAAAGTACTATTGCTCGTATTAATGATAGAGGTCCTTTTGTGAAAGGACGCATTATTGATTGTAGCTACGCAACAGGCAAAGAACTTGGACTTGATAAGACTGGGATTGCTAAGGTAAAAATTGAGGTAGTTGGTTTTGCAGGAAAGGTGCAGACATCACAACAGATTACTAAAGCCAAAGCAGAAAAGAAAATAGAGCGTATCAGGCTGACAAATTTTGGTATTCAAGTAGGTGCTTTTAGTCGTTATGAGGGTGCAAAAATTACTAAGAAAAAGTATAAGAGAATTGGAATGAACAGGTACCATGTTGTAATTAAAAGAGCACAAGATAATGCCGGTCGTACACTTTATAGGGTTTTTATGATGGGTTTTAAGAGTAAAGAGGCAGCTCGGGATTACAGGGATAACTATTTAGGTTTATCAGGGGCACCGATTTTACGAAGTTAA
- a CDS encoding TatD family hydrolase, with amino-acid sequence MIIDTHCHLDDCRYNEDLDEVLQRAKQSGIKKFIIPGADPRTLERAVEISEKFSSVYFAVGVHPYDASRYDRSYLERFVSHPKCVAIGECGLDYYRLPEEEEAIRAEKALQKEVFLDQIQWAKVLGKPLIVHVRESSIDCLEMLHTYAGEAGGVLHCYNADESLLALSKKNFYYGIGGVLTFKNARKLLNIFPEIPHERLLVETDAPYLTPHPFRGKKNEPSYCTLIVEKMCELSGMERSHMEETIASNTQRLFGI; translated from the coding sequence ATGATTATTGATACTCACTGCCATCTTGATGATTGTCGTTACAATGAGGATCTTGATGAGGTTTTACAAAGAGCCAAACAAAGTGGGATAAAAAAATTTATCATACCGGGTGCAGATCCGCGTACACTGGAGCGTGCTGTTGAAATTTCGGAGAAATTTTCATCTGTCTATTTTGCTGTAGGAGTACACCCCTATGATGCTTCACGCTATGATCGGAGCTATCTTGAAAGATTTGTTTCACATCCAAAATGTGTGGCAATTGGAGAGTGTGGACTTGACTACTATAGACTACCTGAAGAAGAGGAAGCAATTCGTGCCGAAAAGGCACTACAGAAGGAGGTATTTCTTGACCAAATTCAGTGGGCAAAAGTATTAGGAAAACCACTCATTGTACATGTAAGAGAGTCGAGTATTGATTGTCTGGAGATGTTGCATACATATGCAGGAGAAGCAGGCGGTGTATTGCACTGCTATAATGCTGATGAGTCGCTTCTTGCGCTCTCTAAAAAGAATTTTTACTATGGTATAGGTGGTGTACTTACCTTTAAGAATGCTCGTAAATTGCTTAATATTTTCCCAGAAATTCCTCATGAGAGACTTTTAGTAGAGACAGATGCTCCTTATCTAACGCCACATCCATTCCGAGGGAAAAAAAATGAGCCCTCATACTGTACCCTTATTGTTGAAAAAATGTGTGAGCTAAGTGGTATGGAGAGGAGTCATATGGAAGAGACAATAGCATCAAATACACAGAGACTTTTTGGTATTTAA
- a CDS encoding DNA recombination protein RecN, whose product MIERLHLRDLVTFQTLELEFKQGLIVFSGSSGAGKSVLISAILSAFGHTIKSVATLCELDLKKPTNLKSDAYMLEEKLCIKTIKREKLRYFIDGQNISKKILLEMFSPFVRYLSVRDQEGIDVASLLKMIDASLSAKESSFKKSLREYAKRYTNYRQKILQLEKIRDEEKRLTEKIELIRYEIEKIHTINPKSGEEEELLKVKQQLSRIDKIRDALVRANEIFKYESSVEEIYRLLDKNITPFSEAMNQLRADFEESELLADELKEVNVEEVLNRLSDLTGLKNRYGSIEEALAYKEEKICELAGYEHAEQDKSLLEQFLEVEYVELHTIASHLSQKRKEEAKRLEKTLEHYLSSLKLSALEFVFSSVPLGEQGLDSVEIKLGDSSLKTLSGGEFNRVRLALMATTMPKEKEEQGVLILDEIDANVSGDESIAIAGMIETLARGYQVFAISHQPHLAAKATQHIVVERKGDISRARILDDEGRIDEIARIVAGESPTEQAVAFAQKLRSSK is encoded by the coding sequence TTGATAGAGAGACTCCATCTGCGTGATCTTGTAACCTTTCAGACACTTGAACTTGAGTTCAAGCAAGGACTTATCGTATTTAGTGGATCAAGTGGTGCGGGTAAATCAGTACTTATTTCGGCAATACTTTCTGCATTTGGGCATACAATAAAGAGTGTTGCAACACTTTGTGAGCTCGACCTAAAAAAGCCTACAAATTTGAAAAGTGATGCTTATATGTTAGAGGAGAAACTCTGTATTAAAACCATAAAAAGAGAGAAGCTACGCTATTTTATTGATGGACAAAACATCTCTAAAAAAATACTCTTAGAGATGTTTTCACCGTTTGTCAGATATCTTTCTGTACGCGATCAAGAGGGAATAGATGTAGCCTCTTTACTCAAAATGATAGACGCATCTCTCTCTGCCAAGGAGAGTAGCTTTAAAAAATCTCTTAGAGAGTATGCAAAACGATATACAAATTATCGACAGAAGATACTTCAATTAGAGAAGATACGAGATGAAGAGAAGAGGCTGACGGAGAAGATCGAATTGATACGTTATGAGATAGAGAAGATTCATACGATCAACCCTAAATCTGGAGAAGAAGAGGAGCTTTTAAAAGTAAAGCAACAACTCTCACGTATTGATAAGATTCGTGATGCATTGGTGCGGGCAAATGAGATTTTCAAATATGAGAGTAGTGTGGAGGAGATTTATCGACTACTCGATAAAAATATAACACCCTTTTCAGAGGCAATGAATCAACTCCGTGCAGATTTTGAAGAGAGTGAACTGCTTGCTGATGAGCTTAAAGAGGTAAATGTAGAAGAGGTACTCAACAGATTAAGTGACCTTACAGGATTAAAGAATCGTTATGGCTCCATAGAGGAGGCGCTTGCCTACAAGGAGGAGAAAATCTGTGAGTTGGCAGGATATGAACATGCAGAGCAGGACAAAAGTCTGCTTGAGCAGTTTCTTGAGGTGGAATATGTAGAATTGCACACGATTGCCTCTCATCTTTCACAGAAGAGAAAAGAGGAGGCAAAAAGACTTGAAAAAACCCTTGAACACTATCTCTCTAGTTTAAAACTTTCCGCATTGGAGTTTGTATTTTCTTCGGTTCCACTTGGCGAGCAGGGGCTTGATAGTGTGGAGATAAAACTTGGTGATTCATCACTTAAAACACTTAGTGGTGGAGAGTTTAACCGTGTTAGATTGGCACTGATGGCTACAACTATGCCAAAAGAAAAAGAAGAACAAGGTGTACTCATACTTGATGAGATTGATGCAAATGTTAGTGGTGATGAGTCCATTGCTATTGCAGGGATGATTGAGACACTCGCAAGGGGGTATCAAGTCTTTGCCATTTCTCATCAGCCACACCTTGCTGCCAAGGCAACACAGCATATTGTTGTAGAAAGAAAAGGAGACATTAGTCGTGCACGCATACTTGATGATGAGGGGCGTATTGATGAGATTGCCCGTATTGTTGCTGGAGAATCCCCAACTGAACAGGCAGTAGCATTTGCACAAAAGTTACGAAGTAGCAAATAA
- a CDS encoding NAD(+)/NADH kinase — protein MVKQLQQVKTVGFILKPNTPEIKSIYEHIRQQFESRGISVLLSERSAKMIGLKGILFEEMCCQIDFLVSLGGDGTLLSLVRRSYGYDKPVVGINAGKLGFLADITIGEVDTFLDRLLMGEYRIDDRMMIEGYIQKSSGSKISFIAFNDVVITSPEPSKMVKVNASIDGERFNSYTGDGLIISTPTGSTAYNLSAGGPILYPLTQAFIITPVLTHSLANQRPLVVPADFSIELDVEKYRAIASIDGQEVYELEEGDILYIAGAKKGAILIHRKEHNYFSVLREKLHWGDRN, from the coding sequence TGGTGAAACAGTTGCAACAGGTGAAAACAGTAGGATTCATTCTTAAGCCAAATACACCAGAGATTAAGTCAATTTATGAGCATATTAGACAACAGTTTGAGAGCAGGGGTATCTCTGTATTGCTTTCAGAGCGTTCGGCAAAGATGATAGGGCTAAAAGGTATTCTATTTGAAGAGATGTGCTGCCAGATTGATTTTCTTGTCTCTCTTGGAGGAGATGGCACACTTCTTTCTCTTGTGCGTCGAAGCTATGGTTACGATAAACCGGTTGTTGGGATCAATGCGGGCAAATTGGGATTTCTTGCCGATATTACTATTGGTGAAGTTGATACATTTCTTGACCGACTGCTCATGGGAGAGTATCGTATTGATGACCGTATGATGATTGAGGGATATATCCAAAAAAGTAGTGGTAGTAAAATTAGCTTTATTGCCTTTAATGATGTAGTTATTACCTCTCCTGAGCCCTCCAAAATGGTAAAGGTTAATGCTTCTATCGATGGAGAGCGTTTTAATTCTTATACTGGAGACGGACTTATTATCTCCACACCAACAGGCTCTACTGCCTACAATCTCTCTGCCGGTGGTCCTATTCTCTATCCATTGACACAAGCATTTATTATTACCCCTGTTTTGACACACTCACTTGCCAATCAGCGACCGCTAGTAGTGCCTGCAGATTTTAGTATTGAGCTTGATGTAGAAAAGTATCGTGCCATTGCTTCCATTGATGGACAGGAAGTCTATGAGCTAGAAGAGGGTGATATTCTTTATATTGCGGGGGCAAAAAAAGGGGCAATTCTTATACACCGCAAAGAGCATAATTATTTCTCTGTTTTGCGTGAAAAACTACACTGGGGAGATAGAAATTGA